One genomic segment of Allocatelliglobosispora scoriae includes these proteins:
- a CDS encoding alpha-L-rhamnosidase-related protein, translated as MVRTPARLLSLLVSTLLLGGTVLSGTTTAQAHSALSADPQPAGFAVGARWIWTASSSADQWVAFRKTVDLTAAPSSALTSIAVDSKYWLWVNGTLVTFEGGLKRGPNPTDTYYDEKDLAPYLTAGRNTIAILAWNFGKDGFSHKSSGQGGLLVQSDIVVGGTTARVVSDSSWRAVNHPGYQHETTGTQPNYRLSESNVYYDARTAGPMANWQSGSFTDTSWATATDKGAAGAAPWNALVKRPIPALRFSALRDYANAASLPTQGNGGVISAKLPSNIQVTPYLKVNAPAGLTIGVRTDHYNDGGEANVRATYVTTGGVQEFEALGWMSGTAVEYTVPAGVTITALQYRESGYDTDMAGSFTSNDAFFNTLWTKAARTMYLNMRDNYFDCPTRERAQWWGDVVNQLKEGFYTFDIRSQDLGRKAINELTAWQKTGGELYSPVPAGSWSSELPTQMLASVWSLWTFYTYTGDSVTVGNAYPEVKKYLNLWTLDADGLVNHRAGNWDWEDWGANIDARVLDNAWYYLALDTAIKMAQLTGNTGDVAGLQAKRTSIANNFNRVLWRPAQGEYRSPGYGGDTDDRGNALAVVAGLAAPSTYPAIVNVLGAHQNASPYLEFYVLEALYLMGNPAAAEARMRSRYASQVSDPGYTLWELWSKGGGGTDNHAWNGGPLYVLSAYAAGVRPTQPGYAAYQVTPQVGGFSSLDVAVPTVKGTIDVELSRPSGTQASLKVVSPAGTTASIGVPKLGMSAVTITANGTTVYTGGAPTGSVAGLAYQSSDANFVYFTAAPGTWIFGETGTGGTVPGAGNIAQGKPVTSNNSLENSDWGRARLTDGTLNSVAGSRGYTSDYTLNPDVSGAPVWVEVDLGADTDLDALRLFPRTDTTATGGGTPGFPVDFTIQARANGAGSYTTVRTVTGQANPNGVPQTYGFTPTRARYLRVQATRLGAPAHDEAGVYYRLQLAELAVPPAHTVVTASDTLENGDWNRAFAFDGTTTSVGGAKGYTSNEFPGPAVGGVWVELDLGVDRPISTLTLFPRTDTAASGGGTAGFPVDFTIATRASGSGTYTTVRTVTGQANPNGTAQSYVLTATTARYVRVLVTRLGTPAADEPTRFRFQLAELRVG; from the coding sequence ATGGTCCGCACGCCAGCACGTCTCCTCTCCCTTCTCGTCAGTACCCTCCTTCTCGGCGGCACGGTGCTGTCCGGCACCACCACCGCCCAGGCCCACTCCGCCCTGTCGGCCGACCCGCAGCCGGCGGGCTTCGCCGTCGGTGCGCGCTGGATCTGGACCGCGTCCAGCAGCGCCGACCAGTGGGTCGCCTTCCGCAAGACCGTCGACCTGACCGCCGCTCCCAGCTCGGCGCTGACCAGCATCGCGGTCGACTCGAAATACTGGCTGTGGGTCAACGGCACCCTGGTCACCTTCGAAGGCGGCCTCAAACGCGGGCCCAACCCCACCGACACCTACTACGACGAGAAGGACCTCGCGCCCTACCTGACGGCCGGGCGCAACACGATCGCGATCCTGGCCTGGAACTTCGGCAAGGACGGCTTCTCGCACAAGAGCAGCGGCCAGGGCGGCCTGCTCGTGCAGTCCGACATCGTCGTCGGCGGCACGACCGCCCGGGTGGTCAGCGACAGCTCCTGGCGGGCGGTCAACCACCCCGGCTACCAGCACGAGACGACCGGCACCCAACCCAACTACCGGCTGTCGGAGTCCAATGTCTACTACGACGCCCGCACCGCCGGGCCGATGGCCAACTGGCAGTCAGGCTCCTTCACCGACACCTCCTGGGCCACCGCGACCGATAAGGGCGCCGCCGGAGCCGCGCCGTGGAACGCGCTGGTCAAGCGGCCCATCCCGGCGTTGCGGTTCAGCGCGCTGCGCGACTACGCCAACGCCGCCTCGCTGCCGACACAGGGCAACGGCGGCGTGATCAGCGCCAAGCTGCCCTCCAACATCCAGGTCACGCCCTACCTCAAGGTGAACGCCCCGGCGGGCCTGACCATCGGGGTGCGCACCGACCACTACAACGACGGCGGCGAGGCCAACGTCCGGGCCACCTACGTCACCACCGGCGGCGTCCAGGAGTTCGAGGCGCTCGGCTGGATGAGCGGCACCGCCGTGGAGTACACCGTCCCCGCCGGGGTCACGATCACGGCGCTGCAGTACCGGGAGAGCGGCTACGACACCGACATGGCCGGCTCCTTCACCAGCAACGACGCGTTCTTCAACACGCTGTGGACCAAGGCCGCGCGCACCATGTACCTGAACATGCGCGACAACTACTTCGACTGCCCGACCCGCGAGCGCGCCCAGTGGTGGGGCGACGTGGTCAACCAGCTCAAAGAGGGCTTCTACACCTTCGACATCCGCTCCCAGGACCTGGGCCGCAAGGCGATCAACGAGCTGACCGCCTGGCAGAAGACCGGCGGCGAGCTCTACTCCCCGGTCCCGGCCGGCAGCTGGAGCAGCGAGCTGCCCACGCAGATGCTCGCCTCGGTCTGGTCGCTGTGGACGTTCTACACCTACACCGGGGACTCCGTCACGGTCGGCAACGCCTACCCGGAGGTCAAGAAGTACCTGAACCTGTGGACGCTCGACGCCGACGGGCTCGTCAACCACCGGGCCGGGAACTGGGACTGGGAGGACTGGGGCGCCAACATCGACGCCCGGGTGCTCGACAACGCCTGGTACTACCTGGCATTGGACACCGCGATCAAGATGGCGCAGCTGACCGGCAACACCGGTGACGTCGCCGGGCTGCAGGCGAAGCGGACCAGCATCGCCAACAACTTCAACCGGGTGCTGTGGCGTCCGGCGCAGGGGGAGTACCGCTCGCCCGGCTACGGCGGCGACACCGACGACCGCGGCAACGCCCTCGCCGTGGTGGCCGGACTGGCCGCGCCGTCGACCTACCCGGCGATCGTCAACGTGCTGGGCGCCCACCAGAACGCCAGCCCGTACCTGGAGTTCTACGTGCTGGAGGCGCTCTACCTGATGGGAAACCCGGCCGCGGCCGAGGCCCGGATGCGCTCGCGTTACGCCTCCCAGGTCAGCGACCCGGGCTACACGCTGTGGGAGCTGTGGAGCAAGGGCGGCGGCGGGACCGACAACCACGCCTGGAACGGCGGCCCGCTCTACGTGCTCTCCGCCTACGCCGCGGGGGTCCGACCGACGCAGCCCGGGTACGCGGCCTACCAGGTCACGCCGCAGGTCGGCGGGTTCAGCTCGCTCGACGTGGCGGTGCCGACGGTGAAGGGGACGATCGACGTCGAGCTGAGCCGTCCGTCGGGCACCCAGGCGAGCCTGAAGGTGGTCTCCCCGGCGGGCACCACGGCGTCGATCGGCGTACCGAAGCTCGGCATGAGCGCGGTGACGATCACCGCCAACGGCACCACCGTCTACACCGGCGGCGCGCCCACCGGCAGCGTGGCCGGGCTGGCCTACCAGAGCAGCGACGCGAACTTCGTCTACTTCACCGCCGCGCCGGGCACCTGGATTTTCGGCGAGACCGGCACCGGCGGCACCGTCCCCGGCGCGGGCAACATCGCCCAGGGCAAGCCGGTGACGAGCAACAACTCGCTGGAGAACAGCGACTGGGGTCGGGCGAGGCTGACCGACGGCACCCTGAACAGCGTCGCCGGCTCGCGCGGCTACACCAGCGACTACACGCTGAACCCCGATGTCAGCGGCGCACCGGTCTGGGTCGAGGTCGACCTCGGCGCCGACACCGACCTGGACGCGCTGCGGCTCTTCCCGCGTACCGACACCACCGCCACCGGCGGGGGAACCCCGGGCTTCCCGGTGGACTTCACGATCCAGGCAAGAGCCAACGGCGCCGGCTCCTACACGACGGTCCGCACGGTGACCGGGCAGGCCAATCCGAACGGGGTGCCGCAGACCTACGGCTTCACCCCGACCCGGGCCCGCTACCTGCGCGTGCAGGCCACCAGGCTGGGCGCGCCCGCGCACGACGAGGCGGGCGTCTACTACCGGCTGCAGTTGGCCGAACTCGCCGTGCCGCCCGCGCACACCGTGGTCACCGCGAGCGACACGCTGGAGAACGGCGACTGGAACCGGGCCTTCGCCTTCGACGGCACCACCACCAGCGTCGGCGGGGCGAAGGGCTACACCAGCAACGAGTTCCCCGGGCCGGCCGTCGGCGGGGTATGGGTCGAGCTGGACCTCGGCGTCGACCGTCCGATCTCGACGCTGACGCTCTTCCCGCGGACCGACACGGCCGCGTCCGGAGGCGGCACCGCGGGCTTCCCGGTCGACTTCACCATCGCCACCAGGGCTTCGGGCAGCGGGACCTACACCACCGTCCGCACCGTCACCGGGCAGGCCAACCCCAACGGGACGGCGCAGTCCTACGTGCTGACCGCCACCACCGCCCGCTACGTACGGGTCCTCGTCACCCGGCTGGGTACCCCCGCCGCCGATGAGCCGACCCGGTTCCGTTTTCAGCTGGCCGAGCTCCGGGTCGGCTGA
- a CDS encoding thrombospondin type 3 repeat-containing protein, translated as MSRRTLAITATLLLLATALTGFPASAAPEEAPVLKSLRLCDPTGCYLAWRVVDSDGDGVCDADEIVAGTDPYDARSHPGMALLVELTAARTLPSFEAGQGGFAVIPANVLAAWAKDGRSTDGVFAYATRADALARMGVSSELLAEWGLNPGRGLTIGVGLAAEVGQTPPLRVGSLAVTRASSGFGQPYGSSTVTGIKGADGLPAQLIAYANGVKGIATYAAGQTDTSFTDGNGAGIGGKTTITGKDGHGYPTMTEMVTDSNGQVESITRTSQVGDANYTQIYTDTTQYNRNSSGKVVSTTVTHTTSTTTKHGSGTVKTIKQCDAGGGNCQDVTQPPHGDGPGGGEPPAHGGASTGDHGGASHGPAEGIDPEPASGDNPGGHGDPDDDDPKDHGYIESDYAGPAFISQEQVDKTLRLRGAAVNVIQGWQAPGLDRDPKFPNLGVIMLVTDAGDTFTVLGEPDRVATAQPERRPDLPQPGQPGGSIPSGGCLFCYGG; from the coding sequence ATGTCGCGAAGAACTCTCGCAATCACCGCTACCCTCCTTCTCCTGGCGACGGCCCTGACCGGGTTCCCGGCGTCGGCCGCGCCGGAGGAGGCGCCTGTCCTGAAATCCCTGCGCCTGTGCGACCCCACCGGCTGCTACCTCGCCTGGCGCGTCGTCGATTCCGACGGCGACGGCGTCTGCGACGCAGACGAGATCGTGGCGGGCACCGACCCCTACGACGCGCGCAGCCACCCGGGGATGGCGCTGCTGGTGGAGCTCACCGCCGCCCGTACCCTGCCGTCCTTCGAGGCCGGTCAGGGCGGCTTCGCCGTCATCCCCGCCAACGTCCTGGCCGCCTGGGCGAAGGACGGCCGCTCCACCGACGGCGTCTTCGCCTACGCCACGCGAGCCGACGCCCTCGCGCGCATGGGCGTCAGCTCCGAGCTGCTCGCCGAGTGGGGACTCAACCCCGGCCGGGGCCTGACGATCGGGGTCGGCCTGGCCGCCGAGGTGGGACAGACACCGCCCCTGCGGGTCGGCAGCCTCGCCGTCACCCGCGCCTCCTCCGGCTTCGGCCAGCCCTACGGCTCGTCGACCGTGACCGGGATCAAGGGAGCCGACGGTCTGCCCGCGCAGCTCATCGCCTATGCCAACGGGGTGAAGGGCATCGCCACCTACGCCGCCGGGCAGACCGACACCTCCTTCACCGATGGGAACGGTGCCGGGATCGGCGGCAAGACCACCATCACCGGCAAGGACGGCCACGGCTACCCGACGATGACCGAGATGGTCACCGACTCGAACGGCCAGGTCGAGTCGATCACCCGGACGTCGCAGGTGGGCGACGCCAATTACACGCAGATCTATACGGATACCACCCAGTACAACCGGAACAGCTCCGGCAAGGTCGTCAGCACCACGGTCACGCACACCACGTCCACCACGACGAAGCACGGCTCCGGCACTGTCAAGACCATCAAGCAGTGCGATGCCGGCGGCGGCAACTGCCAGGACGTGACCCAACCGCCGCACGGCGACGGCCCCGGTGGCGGCGAACCACCCGCCCACGGCGGCGCCTCGACCGGTGACCACGGCGGCGCGAGCCACGGTCCGGCCGAGGGCATCGATCCGGAGCCCGCGAGCGGCGACAATCCCGGCGGGCACGGCGACCCGGACGACGACGACCCGAAGGACCACGGGTACATCGAGTCCGACTACGCCGGGCCCGCGTTCATCAGCCAGGAGCAGGTCGACAAGACGCTGCGCCTGCGCGGCGCGGCCGTCAACGTCATCCAGGGCTGGCAGGCGCCGGGCCTGGACCGCGACCCGAAGTTCCCCAACCTCGGCGTGATCATGCTGGTCACCGACGCCGGTGACACGTTCACGGTGCTCGGCGAGCCGGACCGGGTCGCGACGGCACAGCCCGAGCGGCGGCCGGACCTGCCCCAGCCGGGGCAGCCGGGCGGCAGCATTCCGTCCGGCGGCTGCCTGTTCTGCTACGGCGGCTGA
- a CDS encoding response regulator, translated as MIDEPSGAIAEPGTRAAAVLTELVDRLADPDDPHPQQALDRLAVLFEVQTAVGMHIRQAAADAAAAGANYAQIGAACRMTRQGARRRWPGLVFARPAHTSAEGADPVIADLTHTYTVLLIEDDDADAMLIEEALIEHGMTRTVHRADDGISALEFLRDDTSPRPDLIVLDLNMPRMNGREVLAVLKHDPSLSTIPVVVLTTSTAPDDINGAYREHANAYVTKPVSLDDFLSTVQSIDAFFLSTATPPSAAGAEPGRQEER; from the coding sequence GTGATCGACGAGCCTTCAGGCGCCATTGCCGAGCCGGGTACCCGGGCCGCGGCCGTCCTCACCGAGCTCGTCGACCGGCTCGCCGACCCTGACGACCCGCACCCGCAGCAGGCTCTGGACCGGCTCGCGGTCCTGTTCGAAGTCCAGACCGCCGTCGGCATGCACATCCGGCAGGCCGCCGCCGATGCCGCAGCGGCCGGGGCCAACTACGCCCAGATCGGCGCCGCCTGCCGCATGACCCGCCAAGGCGCCCGCCGACGCTGGCCCGGCCTCGTCTTCGCCCGACCTGCCCACACCAGCGCTGAAGGAGCCGACCCCGTGATCGCCGACCTCACCCACACCTACACAGTGCTACTGATCGAGGACGACGACGCCGACGCCATGCTCATCGAGGAAGCCCTCATCGAACACGGCATGACCCGCACCGTCCACCGCGCCGACGACGGCATTTCGGCCCTCGAGTTCCTCCGCGACGACACGTCACCGCGCCCCGACCTGATCGTGCTGGACCTGAACATGCCGCGGATGAACGGCCGCGAGGTCCTCGCCGTCCTCAAGCACGACCCCAGCCTCTCGACGATCCCCGTCGTCGTCCTCACCACCTCCACCGCCCCGGACGACATCAACGGCGCCTACCGCGAGCACGCCAACGCCTACGTCACCAAACCCGTCAGCCTCGACGACTTCCTCAGCACGGTCCAGAGCATCGACGCGTTCTTCCTCAGCACCGCCACCCCGCCCTCCGCGGCCGGTGCCGAACCCGGACGCCAGGAAGAACGGTGA
- a CDS encoding sensor histidine kinase: MTPRQAAPESADRRLPRTGSWTTRRWLAAGMTGALVVLIGLSLLAVWYFSYATTISNQLNSRSNPALIAAVQLENSLINQETGVRGYAITGQADFLEPYSSGRRQQDTAVAQLRTLTAGDQAATADLDLVIELAERWRHDVAQPIVTAPAGRPVPLPAALTDTGKQEFDALRAAVTLQQEHLRQQQAAASGDLRQARVLRTWLFTAIGLAIIALAALVYLGLRRGINAPLESLSRQLRLVSAGDFTHPIATGGPADLRSVAAEVEAMRRRLVDELAVSHAAEQAKDAYAADLARSNSELEQFAYVASHDLQEPLRKVASFCQLLQRRYADQLDDRANQYIEFAVDGATRMQTLINDLLAFSRVGRLHDAYTPVDLEQIWQHTTAALSIAVNDAGADLRHDPLPVVDGDPTQLGMLLQNLLSNAVKFRAPDRVPVVSLTVEPDTDPGMWRFVFADNGIGIGSEYADRIFVIFQRLHNRDAYPGNGIGLALCKKIVEYHGGTITLDTTAETGTRFAFTLPRHQGAELPEPAVVPDAEAS; the protein is encoded by the coding sequence GTGACACCCCGACAGGCCGCGCCAGAATCCGCTGACCGCCGGCTGCCGCGTACCGGCAGCTGGACCACCCGGCGCTGGCTCGCCGCGGGCATGACCGGCGCGCTGGTGGTGCTGATCGGGCTCTCCCTCCTGGCCGTCTGGTACTTCTCCTACGCCACCACGATCAGCAACCAGCTCAACAGCCGCAGCAACCCCGCGCTGATCGCGGCGGTCCAGCTGGAGAACTCCCTGATCAACCAGGAGACGGGGGTACGCGGGTACGCGATCACCGGGCAGGCCGACTTCCTCGAGCCCTACTCCAGCGGCCGCAGGCAGCAGGACACGGCCGTGGCGCAGCTGCGGACCCTCACCGCCGGCGATCAAGCCGCGACCGCCGATCTGGACCTGGTGATCGAGCTCGCCGAGCGGTGGCGACACGACGTCGCCCAGCCCATCGTCACCGCTCCGGCCGGCCGGCCTGTGCCGCTGCCCGCAGCCCTCACCGACACGGGGAAGCAGGAGTTCGACGCGCTGCGTGCGGCGGTGACCCTCCAGCAGGAGCACCTGCGTCAGCAGCAGGCTGCGGCGAGCGGCGACCTGCGCCAGGCCAGGGTCTTGCGGACCTGGCTGTTCACCGCGATCGGCCTGGCGATCATCGCCCTGGCGGCCCTCGTCTACCTCGGCCTGCGCCGCGGTATCAACGCTCCGTTGGAGAGCCTGTCCCGGCAGCTGCGGCTCGTCTCCGCGGGCGACTTCACCCATCCCATCGCCACCGGCGGCCCCGCGGATCTGCGATCGGTGGCAGCCGAGGTCGAGGCGATGCGTCGCAGGCTCGTCGACGAGCTCGCGGTCAGCCACGCCGCCGAGCAGGCGAAAGATGCCTATGCCGCCGATCTCGCCCGGTCCAACTCCGAGCTGGAGCAGTTCGCCTACGTCGCCTCCCACGATCTGCAGGAGCCGCTGCGGAAGGTCGCGTCCTTCTGCCAGCTGCTGCAGCGGCGGTACGCCGACCAGCTCGACGACCGTGCCAACCAGTACATCGAGTTCGCGGTCGACGGCGCGACCCGGATGCAGACCCTCATCAACGACCTGCTGGCGTTCTCCCGTGTCGGCCGCCTGCACGACGCCTACACCCCGGTCGACCTCGAACAGATCTGGCAGCACACGACGGCTGCGCTGAGCATCGCGGTCAACGATGCCGGCGCCGACCTGCGCCACGATCCGCTGCCGGTTGTCGACGGCGACCCCACCCAGCTGGGCATGCTCCTGCAGAACCTGCTCTCCAACGCCGTGAAGTTCCGGGCACCCGACCGGGTTCCCGTCGTTTCCCTGACCGTGGAGCCCGACACCGATCCCGGCATGTGGCGGTTCGTTTTCGCCGACAACGGCATCGGCATCGGCAGCGAGTACGCCGACCGGATCTTCGTCATCTTCCAGCGCCTGCACAACCGCGACGCCTATCCCGGAAACGGCATCGGCCTGGCGTTGTGCAAGAAGATCGTCGAGTACCACGGCGGCACCATCACACTCGACACCACGGCGGAAACCGGCACCCGGTTCGCCTTCACCCTGCCCCGCCACCAGGGGGCCGAGCTGCCGGAACCGGCGGTCGTCCCTGATGCCGAAGCCTCGTGA
- a CDS encoding helix-turn-helix transcriptional regulator — protein sequence MFRDVEAERLLSAARHTADPVAAARLATEAFLELSRTADPDTLSPLVRRLAGLRSEPPRAQTEALFHTVAGVVAMRTRQSHAARHLDAAIRLIEQRRLHDDPLFLECAVTCTLTVMRPHEVRPRYAHLIAGLDTEPARRARLVALLGLGDAWSGGLLRGRTELKEAVRLARAAERTDIEAEAMSWLAKVEALCGDLPAAADALLRTRDLAARAGSSWVAFHITECAAALHLASGDQDAWLGVLENVVATHVGATSGLVFEHRWELATHYALHDRAADAAALLTDLPEPPLAWPGAPVLPAWRAWISDPADISAMAGFEAALAGLNQPVERLSRARMAWLLGSQHARLGRRADAFRLLESASAAYASMGAAGLLARVTDELDRIAPGSTPSLLTTAETRVARAVAGGLSNPETAQLLGVSARTVEFHLGNVFRKLGVRNRTELVGALGPAVRP from the coding sequence CCGATCCCGACACCCTGTCACCGCTCGTGCGGCGCTTGGCCGGGCTGCGGTCCGAGCCGCCGAGAGCGCAGACGGAGGCGCTCTTCCACACCGTCGCCGGAGTGGTGGCGATGCGTACGCGCCAGTCCCACGCCGCTCGGCACCTCGACGCCGCGATCCGGCTCATCGAGCAGCGCCGGCTGCACGACGATCCGCTCTTCCTCGAATGCGCCGTCACGTGCACGCTCACCGTGATGCGCCCGCACGAGGTGCGCCCCCGCTACGCCCACCTCATCGCCGGCCTCGACACCGAACCCGCCCGGCGGGCCCGGCTGGTGGCCCTGCTCGGCCTCGGCGACGCGTGGAGCGGAGGGCTGCTGCGGGGGCGTACCGAGCTGAAGGAGGCGGTGCGGCTGGCCCGCGCGGCCGAGCGGACCGATATCGAGGCGGAGGCGATGTCGTGGCTGGCGAAGGTCGAGGCGCTCTGCGGCGACCTGCCCGCCGCGGCCGACGCGCTGCTGCGGACCCGCGACCTCGCCGCGCGCGCCGGGTCGAGCTGGGTCGCCTTTCACATCACCGAGTGCGCCGCAGCGCTGCACCTCGCCTCCGGCGACCAGGACGCCTGGCTGGGCGTGCTGGAGAACGTCGTCGCCACCCACGTCGGCGCGACCTCGGGGCTCGTTTTCGAACACCGCTGGGAGCTCGCCACCCACTACGCCCTGCACGACCGCGCCGCCGATGCCGCCGCGCTGCTGACGGACCTGCCGGAACCGCCGCTCGCCTGGCCCGGCGCACCCGTCCTGCCCGCCTGGCGGGCCTGGATCTCCGATCCCGCCGACATCTCCGCGATGGCCGGATTCGAGGCCGCTCTGGCGGGGCTGAACCAGCCCGTGGAGCGGCTGTCCCGGGCCCGCATGGCGTGGCTGCTCGGCTCCCAGCACGCCCGCCTCGGCCGCCGGGCCGACGCGTTCCGGCTGCTGGAGAGCGCGTCGGCGGCGTACGCGTCGATGGGCGCTGCCGGACTGCTGGCGCGGGTGACCGACGAACTCGACCGGATCGCACCCGGATCGACACCGTCTCTACTCACCACCGCCGAGACCCGCGTCGCCCGCGCGGTCGCGGGCGGTCTCAGCAACCCGGAGACCGCGCAGCTGCTCGGCGTCTCGGCCAGGACCGTCGAGTTCCACCTCGGCAACGTCTTCCGCAAGCTCGGGGTCCGCAACCGCACGGAACTGGTCGGGGCCCTGGGTCCTGCGGTCCGTCCATGA
- a CDS encoding family 43 glycosylhydrolase, with protein MRRPAFIVTLLLFVAGLTGLAAAPASAAYTTTIVNFDSAGNQVTRYDVAGNAVDAHDGDLALFGGRYYLYGTSYDCGYALSTTGTPFCGFKVYSSSDLQGWTDEGFLFDAANALWQGRCAPPRYGCYRPHVVFNAGTGQYVLWINSYDNASGYHVFTSATPAGPFTEVAEPTIALMGTPGSFVNGDHDLFVDDDGTAYLAYTDIRSGHDQVIERLNAAYTSGTGSYIRLNSLHTEAPSMFKRDGVYYYVYGPTCAYCGGTQTWVKRAASPLGSWSAPVSINANSCGGQPSLVAAIPTTTGTAWLYGSDLWNGQNNEALANFHWAPLTFAANGDVQPFSCQNTVTLALSTGSASSAAPAADRDQSGGSDRYRTWCDIRSGGLRRLQTFVASRSGTLTGASYTTFQMGGANAGLQVSIVAVNAGLQPGATLATTTVPASSVGWAPRNITVAPNIAVTAGVRYGILVQSATTSGCYGLTYNDAAPYPGGGEAYSNDNGVTWNAEANRTSKFETTIGATNTASGGARTASSSAEFAGWGVAAVNDGATTSTPTAMGWSSNNALGANHTEWVQVDLGALRSVNRVLLYPRSDAGNAGQGFPVDFRVEVSSNGSTWSTATVRTGYPAPAGAAPQRIGFGAQSARYLRVTGTSLRNTNPNDPTYRMQFAELEVY; from the coding sequence ATGCGTCGTCCCGCGTTCATCGTCACGCTCCTGCTGTTCGTGGCAGGCCTCACCGGGCTCGCCGCCGCCCCGGCGTCGGCCGCCTACACCACCACCATCGTCAACTTCGACTCCGCCGGCAACCAGGTCACCCGCTACGACGTCGCGGGCAACGCCGTCGACGCGCACGACGGCGACCTGGCCCTGTTCGGCGGCCGCTACTACCTCTACGGCACCAGCTACGACTGCGGCTACGCGCTGTCGACCACCGGCACCCCGTTCTGCGGGTTCAAGGTCTACAGCTCCAGCGACCTTCAGGGCTGGACCGACGAGGGCTTCCTCTTCGACGCCGCGAACGCGCTATGGCAGGGCCGATGCGCTCCGCCGCGCTACGGCTGCTACCGCCCGCACGTGGTCTTCAACGCGGGGACCGGACAGTACGTCCTGTGGATCAACAGCTACGACAACGCCAGCGGCTACCACGTCTTCACCTCGGCCACCCCGGCCGGCCCGTTCACCGAGGTGGCCGAGCCGACGATCGCGCTGATGGGCACGCCCGGCAGCTTCGTCAACGGCGACCACGACCTGTTCGTGGACGACGACGGCACGGCGTACCTCGCCTACACCGACATCCGCAGCGGCCACGACCAGGTCATCGAGCGGCTCAACGCGGCATACACCAGCGGCACCGGCAGCTACATCCGGCTGAACTCGCTGCACACCGAGGCACCGTCGATGTTCAAGCGCGACGGCGTCTACTACTACGTCTACGGGCCGACCTGCGCCTACTGCGGCGGCACCCAGACCTGGGTGAAGCGGGCCGCCTCGCCGCTGGGCAGCTGGTCGGCACCGGTCAGCATCAACGCCAACTCGTGCGGGGGTCAGCCGTCGCTGGTCGCCGCGATCCCGACCACCACCGGTACGGCCTGGCTCTACGGCAGCGACCTGTGGAACGGGCAGAACAACGAGGCGCTGGCGAATTTCCACTGGGCGCCGCTGACCTTCGCCGCCAACGGCGACGTGCAGCCCTTCAGCTGCCAGAACACCGTGACACTGGCCCTGTCGACCGGGTCCGCGTCCAGCGCGGCGCCCGCCGCCGACCGGGACCAGTCCGGCGGGTCGGACCGCTACCGCACCTGGTGCGACATCCGTTCGGGCGGCCTGCGGCGGTTGCAGACCTTCGTCGCCTCGCGCAGCGGAACGCTGACCGGTGCCTCCTACACCACGTTCCAGATGGGCGGTGCCAACGCGGGACTCCAGGTGAGCATCGTGGCGGTCAACGCCGGACTGCAGCCCGGCGCGACGCTCGCCACCACCACGGTGCCCGCGTCGTCGGTCGGCTGGGCGCCCCGCAACATCACCGTCGCCCCCAACATCGCGGTCACGGCGGGCGTCCGATACGGCATCCTGGTGCAGTCGGCGACCACCTCGGGCTGCTACGGGCTGACCTACAACGACGCCGCGCCCTACCCGGGCGGCGGTGAGGCGTACAGCAACGACAACGGCGTGACCTGGAACGCCGAGGCGAACCGGACCTCGAAGTTCGAGACCACCATCGGCGCCACGAATACGGCGTCCGGCGGGGCGCGGACCGCGAGCAGTTCGGCGGAGTTCGCGGGCTGGGGCGTGGCGGCGGTCAACGACGGCGCCACCACCTCGACGCCGACCGCGATGGGCTGGTCGTCGAATAACGCGCTGGGAGCGAACCACACCGAGTGGGTCCAGGTGGACCTGGGCGCGCTCCGCTCGGTCAACCGGGTGCTGCTCTACCCGCGCTCCGACGCGGGCAACGCCGGCCAGGGATTCCCGGTCGACTTCCGGGTGGAGGTGTCGAGCAACGGCAGCACGTGGTCGACGGCGACCGTCCGCACGGGCTACCCGGCCCCGGCCGGGGCCGCGCCGCAGCGGATCGGGTTCGGTGCTCAGAGCGCGCGGTATCTCCGGGTGACCGGCACCAGCCTGCGCAACACCAACCCGAACGACCCGACCTACCGGATGCAGTTCGCGGAGCTGGAGGTCTACTGA